One segment of Candidatus Omnitrophota bacterium DNA contains the following:
- a CDS encoding amidinotransferase, with product MCPPTYYSIAYEINPWMSLKRPANHARAVAQWNRLYQVLTNELGARVELLPPHRGVPDLVFTANAGLVQGRMLIRSNFRYLQRQQEEPIIERYFRRKKFRIATLSNRFDFEGEGDALWLNHTLILGFRFRSDEPVHEELARKLKAEVLPVELADKRFYHLDTCFCPLDARTVMWYPKAFDRYGRKVIEGLAEDRINVSEQDAKRFVCNAIVINDAVVLQSGCSAGLKRQLTRRGFRLFPVDLSEFLKAGGSAKCLVLRLI from the coding sequence ATGTGTCCTCCCACGTACTACTCCATCGCCTACGAAATCAATCCGTGGATGAGTCTGAAGCGTCCAGCGAATCATGCGCGAGCGGTCGCGCAGTGGAACCGGCTGTATCAGGTGCTCACTAACGAGCTCGGCGCGCGCGTGGAACTGCTGCCGCCGCATCGCGGTGTGCCCGACCTCGTGTTCACCGCCAACGCCGGGCTGGTCCAGGGCCGCATGCTGATCCGCAGCAACTTTCGCTACCTGCAGCGGCAGCAGGAAGAGCCGATCATCGAGCGGTATTTCCGCCGGAAAAAATTCCGGATTGCCACCCTCAGCAACCGATTTGATTTCGAAGGCGAGGGGGACGCGCTGTGGCTCAATCACACGCTGATCCTGGGATTTCGATTTCGATCAGATGAGCCGGTCCATGAAGAGCTAGCCAGGAAGCTGAAGGCAGAGGTCTTGCCGGTGGAGCTGGCGGATAAGCGCTTCTACCACCTGGATACGTGCTTCTGCCCGCTGGATGCCCGCACGGTGATGTGGTATCCGAAGGCGTTCGACCGCTACGGGCGGAAAGTTATCGAGGGGCTGGCGGAAGATCGGATCAATGTGTCAGAGCAGGATGCCAAGCGGTTTGTGTGCAATGCGATCGTCATCAACGACGCCGTGGTCTTGCAGTCGGGGTGTTCGGCGGGACTGAAGCGCCAACTCACTCGGCGGGGCTTTCGCCTCTTCCCCGTCGATCTGTCGGAATTCCTCAAAGCCGGCGGCTCCGCCAAGTGCCTCGTCCTTCGCCTTATCTGA